The Collinsella aerofaciens genomic sequence GTGGACGCCCAGACGATCCGCCGAGGTATCCTCGGGCAGAATGAAGAAGTCGGCCTTCAGACGCGAATCGAGCGGCTCAATCACACCGAGCGGACCGGCGGTCTGGTACGTGCCCACCACGCTTATGGCTGCACGCTCAACCACGCCCTCGATCACGGCGCGCCGCTCACCGTGCGGGCTGTTCTTAATGCTCACGGCAACGGTATCGCCATCCATGATCTCGCGCTTACCGCGGCCCATGACCTTGTAGTCGCCATTCTCGGTTATGACATAGGCACTGTGCTCATGGAGCTGCACGCGCCCGGTCAGGCTCGGACGGCGTTCGCTGCGCACCGGCCCGCGCTTATTGCGAGCTCCACGCTTATGCTTGTTATTGCGCCCCATGGCGCCTCCTAACTATCGATTGCGAACTCCAAAGAGTCTACCCAAATGATTCGCTTTCCTGCCGTCCCCTAGGGATCAAAAAACGGGCCGCCCCATAAGAGACGACCCGTTGGAAGGGATGAATTCCAGGCATGCCTACACGCGCAGGTAGCGGCGCATGGCGATGGCAGAACCAAAGAAACCGATAATCACGCCGACCAGAATCAGCGCAGCATAGGTCACCAAGTAGTACTGCATCGGCAGGGCAAACGACATCCAGCCGATGCTCTCCTGCAGACGCGGAATCATCAGGTTGCGCAGCAGCTCCAGAACGCCGATGGAAAGCAACGAGCCCAAAATGGCCTGTAGTACGCCCTCGGTGATAAACGGGCCGCGAATGAAGCCGTTGCTGGCGCCGACCAGACGCATAATCGCAATCTCACGACGACGTGCCGTGATGGATAGGCGAATCGTGTTGTTGATGAAGATGAAAGCGATAAAGGTCAGAAGGCCAACGAGCACCACGGCGGCGATGCGGATGTAGTTGGTCACCTGGAACAGGCGGCTCACTGCCTCCTGGCCGTACAGCACGCTCGCGTTGACGTCGCCGTCATCCACGATCTTCTGGAAATCGGCATCCTTCTTGAGCTTCTCTGCCGTGCTCTCGACCTTGGACGGATCGTCCATCTCAATAGCGAAGGAAGCCGGCAGCGGGTTCTGGCCATCGAGCGCGCTCATGGTGGCGTCGGCGTTGCCCGACATCTTGCTCGAATACTCGGCCTTCGCGTCGTCCTTGTCCTTATAGGTCACGGACTTGACGTTGCTCCACGTCTTAAGCTCGGCCTCAAAAGCCTGAACATCAGCCTGATCGGCGTCATCACTAATGAAGGCGTTGATGACAACCTGATCCTCGACGGTGCCGATCACGGAGTTCAGCACCGCGGAGCCCATAATGAACAGGCCGATGATAAACAGCGAAAGGAAGATCGTGATGACGGCGCCGAGCGAGGTAGTCCAGTTACGGAAGAAGTGGCTGATTGCCTCTTTGAAGGAGTAGCCCACGTTAGTTGGTGCCATAGTTGCCGTAACCTCCCCTCTCCTGGTCGCGGATGACGTGGCCGCCCTCGAGGGCGATCACGCGACGGTGCATGCTATCGACCATCTCGCGGTCGTGCGTGGCGACGATCACGGTGGTGCCGGTGCGGTTAATACGCTCAAGCAGCTTCATGATGCCCAGCGAGATCGCCGGGTCGAGGTTGCCCGTGGGCTCGTCGCAGATCAGCAGCGGCGGACGGTTGACCATAGCACGGGCGACGGCAACGCGCTGCTGCTCGCCACCGGAAAGCTGGTCGGGCAGCGAGTCCATCTGATCGGCCAGACCGACCAGACGCAGCACCTCGGGCACCTGGCTGCGAATGACGCCCTTGGGCTTGCCGATGCACTGCAGGGCAAACGCCACGTTTTCGTAGGCGGTCTTTTGCGGCAGAAGCTTAAAGTCCTGGAACACGGCGCCAATCTGGCGGCGCAGGAACGGAACCTTGCGGTTCTTGATCTTCATGAGGTCCTGACCGGCAACCAGGATGCGGCCGCTCGTCGGCTTGACGTCGCGGTTGAGCGTCGACAGCAGCGTGGTCTTACCCGAGCCGGAGTGACCGACCAGGAAGACAAACTCGCCCGGATAGATCTCGATGTTGATGTCGTCGAGTGCAGGCTTGTTGGGCTGTGCCGGATAGATCTTGGTGACATGCTCCATAAGGATGACGGGCTCGACACCGGCCTGCTTGGCCATCTTCTTGCGGCTGGCCTGCGGATCGATGGGCGCAAACACCGACGTAAAATCGGGGTTGTTGAGCGCGTTATCGAGGCTTGCGACCTCGGCTGCCTGATCGCTCTCGACCACCGGGGCAGCAGGCTGCGTGGGGTCGGGAATAGCGGCAAAGAGACCGGACTGCGCAGGCTGAGGAGCCGGCGTCGCAGGGGCCAAGGGGTCGGGAATGCCGGCCATGGTAGGCTGCGGCGTGGCGGCACCAGCCTGAGGCTGCTCCACGCGAGCGGTCACGGCCTGAACGGGCTCAAAACCCGCCGTGCCGGAAAGCGCGACATCGCTGGTTGGATTGTAGGCAAAGGGATCGGATGCCGGCTGTGCCTGATCTGCCGGCTGAGCGGGGGCCTGAGCAACAGGCTGGCCCTCTGAATCCGGAGTGGCGAAACGACTGCCCTGGACGCCTGCCTGCGTCTTAGGGGCATCATCGCCCGCACCGGAGGTACGGAAGTGGTTACCCACTGGTGCTCCTTATCGTCGTGCGTTTAAACTACATGAGCGCTTAGTATTTTAGCAGCATTAGCTTTGCTGCACATAAGAAGCATGGCCGTGTTTGGGTCCCTCCGGCCGGACACAGGGTTACTCTCCAAATCGTCCTCGGACATGTCGGAGCCTCCGCTGCGCACTACGTGCGGCGGGGGCTCCTCCGTCCTGCGGAAAGATTTGGAAAGTAACCCTGTGTCCGGCCTGCGGTAACTAAGGGGTCGCCGCGTTTTACTTGGGGTGCTGCATATACAAAGTTGGAAGGGTCTGAATTGCGCTTTGTCGATATATGCCCTTTTCCCTGATGGGACCGTGCTTGAGGGGCGTCTGTTAGCGCCGGGCGATTTTAGCCGCTAATAGTCAAACTATTTTGACCAATCCCGGTCACCGAATAATGGCCACCGTGCCTCCCCGCCGCCACTACGCTGGTGGTGCCAACACGCCGGCGTTAGGAGGACCATTGAGGTGAACGAGAGACACGATGACCTACAGGAGATTATAGACGCGGCGCTCCGGGAGATGGCCGCGGAGGAGGGCGACGGGTTCGACCCGCAGGCATGCAACCTCGCGGAGTTCTGCAGGAGGACGGGGCTCACCCGCTCCCGCGCGAGGACGGTCAGGGCACACGGGTTCAGGGCCCTGCCCCACGGGAACAGCGGGAGGAGGGCCGCGCCGGGCGTGCTCGCCGGCCACACCGGCCTGGTGGACGACCTCCTGCGGAAGGGCGTCACCAACTCGCAGGTGATATTCGAGCGGCTGCTCGGCCAGGGCTACGCCGGCGGCCTCACCACGGTGAAGACCTATATCGCCGCGCACCGGGACCTCGTGCCCGCGAAGAGGCGGCAGGCGGCCCCGCAGGGCTGCCGCGGGCAGCGCTTCAGGACGGCGCCCGGAGAGGCCTACC encodes the following:
- the ftsX gene encoding permease-like cell division protein FtsX, with translation MAPTNVGYSFKEAISHFFRNWTTSLGAVITIFLSLFIIGLFIMGSAVLNSVIGTVEDQVVINAFISDDADQADVQAFEAELKTWSNVKSVTYKDKDDAKAEYSSKMSGNADATMSALDGQNPLPASFAIEMDDPSKVESTAEKLKKDADFQKIVDDGDVNASVLYGQEAVSRLFQVTNYIRIAAVVLVGLLTFIAFIFINNTIRLSITARRREIAIMRLVGASNGFIRGPFITEGVLQAILGSLLSIGVLELLRNLMIPRLQESIGWMSFALPMQYYLVTYAALILVGVIIGFFGSAIAMRRYLRV
- the ftsE gene encoding cell division ATP-binding protein FtsE, coding for MGNHFRTSGAGDDAPKTQAGVQGSRFATPDSEGQPVAQAPAQPADQAQPASDPFAYNPTSDVALSGTAGFEPVQAVTARVEQPQAGAATPQPTMAGIPDPLAPATPAPQPAQSGLFAAIPDPTQPAAPVVESDQAAEVASLDNALNNPDFTSVFAPIDPQASRKKMAKQAGVEPVILMEHVTKIYPAQPNKPALDDINIEIYPGEFVFLVGHSGSGKTTLLSTLNRDVKPTSGRILVAGQDLMKIKNRKVPFLRRQIGAVFQDFKLLPQKTAYENVAFALQCIGKPKGVIRSQVPEVLRLVGLADQMDSLPDQLSGGEQQRVAVARAMVNRPPLLICDEPTGNLDPAISLGIMKLLERINRTGTTVIVATHDREMVDSMHRRVIALEGGHVIRDQERGGYGNYGTN